One genomic window of Cystobacter fuscus DSM 2262 includes the following:
- a CDS encoding chitinase: protein MAVSPRTSASRSGFQCLVAIALLCLFPALSQAADRGAWAPNVSYAVSDIVTYGGKGYDCRQNHTSLLGWEPPNVPALWLERTGTPPPTDTQAPTAPSGLTSPGKTSNSVSLTWTGSTDNVGVTGYEVSFSGGGVSGAATSTTTSATVSGLSANTTYTFTVKARDAAGNRSAASSAYSTTTSPVTDPPPPPTGDVPSKILVGYWHNFDNGSGFIRLRNVSTKWDVINVSFAEPTNGSTGGTIGFTPYGTSEADFKADVAYLKSLGKKVIISIGGANGQVRLETTAARDAFVNSMRSIIEKYGFDGMDIDFEGHSLSINPGDADFKNPKTPVVVNLISAIRSLRNHFGTKFLLTMAPETFFVQLGYAFYGGTCSGCDTRAGAYLPVIYAVRDILSWLQVQDYNSGPITGLDDQYHNMGNADFHVAMTDMLLTGFPVGRNANNVFPALRPDQVVIGLPANGDAGGGYTTPAEVQRAVNALVKGTSIGTYTVRSSPANNKSFRGLMSWSVNWDAFANYEFTNSHRPYLDSLK from the coding sequence ATGGCCGTATCACCCCGGACGAGCGCGTCCCGGTCAGGGTTTCAGTGTCTCGTCGCCATCGCGTTGCTGTGCCTGTTCCCCGCGCTGTCCCAGGCGGCGGATCGCGGTGCCTGGGCGCCGAACGTCAGCTACGCGGTGAGCGACATCGTGACGTATGGCGGCAAGGGCTATGACTGCCGCCAGAACCATACGTCGCTGCTTGGCTGGGAGCCGCCCAATGTCCCGGCGCTGTGGTTGGAGCGCACGGGCACCCCGCCGCCGACGGATACGCAGGCCCCCACGGCGCCCTCGGGACTGACCTCGCCGGGCAAGACGTCCAACAGCGTGTCGCTCACGTGGACGGGCTCCACGGACAACGTGGGCGTCACCGGCTACGAGGTGTCCTTCAGCGGCGGCGGCGTGTCCGGGGCCGCCACCAGCACCACGACGAGCGCGACGGTGTCCGGGCTCTCGGCCAACACCACGTACACCTTCACCGTGAAGGCCCGCGACGCCGCCGGCAACCGCTCCGCCGCCAGCTCCGCATACAGCACGACGACGTCTCCGGTGACGGATCCCCCCCCGCCGCCCACGGGTGACGTTCCCAGCAAGATCCTCGTCGGCTACTGGCACAACTTCGACAACGGCTCGGGCTTCATCCGGCTGCGCAACGTCTCCACCAAGTGGGACGTCATCAACGTCTCCTTCGCCGAGCCGACCAATGGCTCCACCGGCGGCACCATCGGCTTCACGCCCTACGGCACCTCCGAGGCGGACTTCAAGGCGGACGTCGCCTACCTCAAGAGCCTGGGCAAGAAGGTCATCATCTCCATCGGCGGCGCCAACGGCCAGGTGCGGCTGGAGACGACCGCGGCGCGCGATGCCTTCGTCAACTCCATGCGATCCATCATCGAGAAGTACGGCTTCGATGGCATGGACATCGACTTCGAGGGGCACTCGCTGTCCATCAACCCCGGGGACGCGGACTTCAAGAATCCGAAGACGCCCGTGGTGGTCAACCTCATCTCCGCCATCCGCTCTCTGCGCAACCACTTCGGCACGAAGTTCCTGCTCACCATGGCGCCCGAGACGTTCTTCGTGCAGCTCGGCTATGCGTTCTACGGCGGCACCTGCTCCGGCTGTGACACCCGTGCCGGGGCCTACCTGCCCGTGATCTACGCCGTGCGCGACATCCTGAGCTGGCTCCAGGTCCAGGACTACAACTCCGGCCCCATCACCGGGCTCGACGACCAGTACCACAACATGGGCAACGCGGACTTCCACGTGGCCATGACGGACATGCTGCTCACGGGCTTCCCCGTGGGACGCAACGCGAACAACGTCTTCCCCGCGCTCCGCCCGGATCAGGTGGTCATCGGCCTGCCCGCCAATGGCGACGCGGGTGGCGGCTACACGACGCCCGCCGAGGTCCAGCGCGCCGTGAACGCCCTCGTCAAGGGCACATCCATCGGCACGTACACCGTGCGCAGCTCGCCCGCCAACAACAAGAGCTTCCGCGGCCTCATGTCCTGGTCGGTGAACTGGGATGCCTTCGCCAACTACGAGTTCACCAACAGCCACCGTCCCTACCTGGACTCGCTGAAGTAG
- a CDS encoding response regulator translates to MIRIVLADDHTLVREGIRSLLELTPDLRIVGEAADGNEALRLVAELDPDVVLMDVRMPRMSGLEALRALRRTDPHRRVVLLTTFDEDAVLREALRVGVQGFLLKDVTRDQLAEALHRVAGGETLPPPGLPGQVSRGVAELPRDFPSAEQPEELTRRELEVLRLIARGLSNREISEALGTAEGTVKNQTSNILSKLGVRDRTQAVLRGMELGCL, encoded by the coding sequence ATGATCCGCATCGTCCTGGCGGATGACCATACGCTGGTGCGCGAGGGCATTCGCAGCCTGTTGGAGCTCACCCCGGACCTGCGGATCGTGGGGGAGGCGGCCGATGGGAACGAGGCCCTGCGGCTCGTGGCCGAGCTGGATCCAGACGTCGTGTTGATGGACGTGCGGATGCCGCGGATGAGTGGACTGGAGGCGTTGCGCGCGCTGCGGCGCACGGATCCGCACCGGCGCGTGGTGTTGCTCACCACGTTCGATGAGGACGCGGTGCTGCGGGAGGCGCTGCGGGTGGGGGTCCAGGGCTTCCTGCTCAAGGACGTGACGCGCGATCAGCTCGCCGAGGCGCTCCACCGGGTGGCGGGTGGGGAGACGTTGCCCCCGCCTGGGTTGCCCGGGCAGGTGTCGCGTGGAGTCGCGGAGCTGCCGCGGGACTTTCCCTCCGCGGAGCAGCCGGAGGAGCTCACCCGCCGGGAGTTGGAGGTGCTGCGCCTCATCGCCCGGGGCCTGAGCAACCGGGAGATCTCCGAGGCGCTGGGCACCGCCGAGGGCACGGTGAAGAACCAGACGTCCAACATCCTCTCCAAGCTGGGGGTGAGGGATCGCACCCAGGCGGTTCTTCGCGGGATGGAGCTGGGCTGTCTTTGA
- a CDS encoding sensor histidine kinase, with the protein MRSPTVFHPLLFVAALLAWSMVGAQGLVVMNLTLQHLTSASVLVWFVAFTSFGAAFWLNVRGDGRHALFLLGAQTAAALAVIATGASGFEGALLSIISGQVPMFLSSRSTVLWCSGLALTSLAVYLVLYPPLDALASAVGYAGLLVFTATASHIQQRELNGRRELARLHARLEAAQQQLAEREREQERLRIARELHDSLGHHLTALSLNIEVASHCVEGPGLEHVRRAQNVSRTLLREVREVVSSLREGPLQLGPALADLTREVPGLEVHLQVPEGLSVTEPAAAHCLLRCVQEVITNTLRHASAHHLWIDVVSTREGALRLHARDDGVGAMALEPGAGLTGMRERFTQLGGSLEWRLAARRGVELVAWLPTRGAHG; encoded by the coding sequence ATGCGGTCGCCCACGGTCTTCCACCCACTCTTGTTCGTCGCCGCGCTCCTCGCCTGGAGCATGGTGGGAGCGCAGGGACTCGTGGTGATGAACCTCACGCTCCAGCACCTGACCAGCGCCTCCGTGCTCGTGTGGTTCGTTGCCTTCACCTCCTTTGGCGCGGCTTTCTGGCTCAACGTGCGAGGGGATGGCCGTCATGCGCTCTTTCTTCTGGGCGCCCAGACAGCCGCGGCGCTGGCGGTGATCGCCACCGGCGCCTCGGGCTTCGAGGGGGCGCTGCTGTCCATCATCTCCGGACAGGTGCCCATGTTCCTGTCCTCGCGGTCCACCGTCCTGTGGTGCTCGGGGCTGGCCCTCACGAGCCTGGCCGTCTACCTCGTGCTGTACCCGCCCCTGGACGCGCTGGCATCGGCGGTCGGCTACGCGGGCTTGCTGGTGTTCACCGCCACCGCGTCCCACATCCAGCAGCGAGAGCTGAACGGGCGCCGGGAACTGGCCCGGCTGCATGCGCGGCTCGAGGCCGCCCAGCAACAGCTCGCCGAGCGGGAGCGTGAACAGGAGCGGCTGCGCATCGCGCGGGAGCTGCACGACTCGCTCGGCCACCACCTCACGGCCCTCTCGCTCAACATCGAGGTGGCCTCGCATTGCGTGGAGGGTCCGGGACTCGAGCACGTGCGCCGGGCCCAGAATGTCTCCCGGACGCTCCTGCGTGAGGTGCGCGAGGTGGTGTCCTCCTTGCGCGAGGGACCGCTCCAGCTCGGACCCGCGCTGGCCGATCTGACGCGCGAGGTGCCCGGGCTCGAGGTGCATCTCCAGGTGCCGGAGGGACTCTCCGTCACCGAGCCCGCCGCGGCCCATTGCCTGCTGCGCTGTGTCCAGGAGGTCATCACCAACACGCTGCGCCACGCCTCCGCGCACCACCTGTGGATCGACGTCGTCTCCACCCGGGAGGGCGCGCTTCGGCTTCACGCGAGGGATGACGGCGTGGGCGCGATGGCGCTCGAGCCCGGCGCGGGACTCACGGGCATGCGCGAGCGCTTCACCCAGCTCGGCGGAAGCCTGGAGTGGCGTCTGGCGGCCCGGCGGGGCGTGGAGTTGGTGGCGTGGCTGCCCACGCGAGGTGCCCACGGATGA
- a CDS encoding GH3 auxin-responsive promoter family protein, which yields MDKGQGCFQADVVGIRRTMSSTPWLLRLASHLTRAAGRRGRQDFAEQARHTARVNADTLRAILQHNQDTDFGRRHGFASLHTVEDFQRALPVSTYEPFRPYMERIARGEQNVLTADRVEYLGITSGTTGQNKLLPVTRPHLRHLQRATTIGLDVVAEQLPAIHRPTRGMILMNAELHERSEGGLLMGALAAIATQSLGRAASFALTSPPDAFSMRSHADALYLHLLFGLRERKLGYIMAPFATGLLDMVHLLEQRWQDLMEDLALGVVRPALDLEPKQRRRLQSRMRPAPERVRELTQAFEQGPHGLLRRLWPGLAFASSITGASFSLYTQQLAPYLEGVPLYAANYVSTESTLGLALELGRAVYCLLVGAAFFEFIPEQELDAESPTTLLPEQLVEGEAYELVLTTQAGLYRYRLGDVVRIVGRYHEAPLMEFLYRRGALLNLMGEKTSEHAARLALEQALATEGLLPADYSVVEETETFPRRYAFFVELQEGARPHKDPERLNRALEEALCRTNPAYELNRRTERLGPTLLHRVAPGTFQALRDVLVQRGASPTQVKVPRVVRDAELQGLLRQRRVTG from the coding sequence ATGGACAAAGGCCAGGGTTGCTTCCAGGCGGACGTCGTGGGTATCAGGCGCACCATGTCCTCCACCCCCTGGCTCCTCCGTCTCGCCAGCCACCTCACGAGGGCCGCGGGTCGTCGCGGTAGGCAGGACTTCGCCGAGCAGGCGCGCCACACCGCGCGCGTGAACGCGGACACGCTGCGCGCCATCCTCCAGCACAACCAGGACACGGACTTCGGCCGGCGCCATGGCTTCGCCTCGCTGCACACCGTGGAGGACTTCCAGCGCGCCCTGCCCGTCAGTACCTACGAGCCCTTCCGGCCCTACATGGAGCGCATCGCCCGCGGCGAGCAGAACGTGCTCACCGCCGACCGGGTGGAGTACCTGGGCATCACCTCGGGAACCACCGGCCAGAACAAACTGCTGCCCGTGACCCGGCCCCATCTGCGCCACTTGCAGCGCGCGACCACGATCGGCCTCGACGTGGTGGCCGAGCAGTTACCCGCCATCCACCGTCCCACTCGCGGAATGATCCTCATGAACGCCGAGCTCCACGAGCGCTCCGAGGGCGGGCTGCTGATGGGCGCGCTCGCCGCCATCGCCACCCAGTCCCTGGGCCGCGCCGCTTCCTTCGCGCTCACCTCGCCGCCGGATGCCTTCTCCATGCGCTCGCACGCCGATGCGCTCTACCTCCACCTGCTCTTCGGCCTGCGCGAGCGCAAGCTCGGCTACATCATGGCCCCCTTCGCCACGGGGCTGCTGGACATGGTGCACCTGCTGGAGCAGCGCTGGCAGGATCTGATGGAAGACCTCGCCCTCGGCGTGGTGCGCCCGGCACTCGACCTGGAGCCGAAGCAGCGCCGCCGCCTCCAGTCCCGCATGCGCCCCGCCCCCGAGCGCGTCCGCGAGCTGACCCAGGCGTTCGAGCAGGGCCCCCACGGCCTCTTGCGCCGGCTGTGGCCCGGGCTCGCCTTCGCCTCCTCCATCACCGGGGCCAGCTTCTCCCTCTACACCCAGCAGCTCGCCCCCTACCTCGAGGGCGTGCCCCTGTATGCCGCCAACTACGTCAGCACCGAGTCGACCCTGGGCCTGGCACTCGAGCTCGGGCGCGCCGTCTACTGCCTCCTGGTGGGCGCGGCCTTCTTCGAGTTCATCCCCGAGCAGGAGCTGGACGCGGAGTCCCCCACCACCCTGTTGCCCGAGCAGCTCGTGGAGGGCGAGGCCTACGAGCTGGTGCTCACGACCCAGGCGGGCCTGTACCGCTACCGGCTGGGGGACGTGGTGCGCATCGTGGGGCGCTACCATGAAGCGCCGCTGATGGAGTTCCTCTACCGGCGGGGCGCGCTGCTCAACCTCATGGGCGAGAAGACCTCGGAGCACGCCGCGCGCCTCGCCCTGGAGCAGGCGCTGGCCACCGAGGGCCTCTTGCCCGCCGACTACAGCGTGGTGGAGGAGACGGAGACATTCCCCAGGCGCTATGCCTTCTTCGTCGAACTCCAGGAAGGCGCGCGGCCCCATAAGGATCCGGAGCGCTTGAACCGGGCGCTGGAAGAGGCGCTGTGCCGGACCAATCCCGCCTACGAACTGAACCGCCGCACCGAGCGACTGGGCCCCACCCTGCTGCACCGGGTGGCGCCCGGCACCTTCCAGGCCCTGCGCGACGTGCTCGTGCAACGCGGGGCCTCACCCACCCAGGTCAAGGTGCCCCGGGTGGTGCGGGACGCGGAGCTCCAGGGCCTGCTGCGCCAGCGCCGCGTCACGGGCTGA
- a CDS encoding GH3 auxin-responsive promoter family protein encodes MSFLPWIPRLLGHVMQAAGRRDKQRFIEQTRHVARVNVDTLRAILQHNRDTDFGRRHGFASLRTVEDFQRALPVSTYEPFRPYMERIARGEQNVLTADRVEYLGITSGTTGQRKLLPVSRPHLENMRRTMMIGRAVVTEKVPAARRPSRGMILMNAVLRERSEGGLLTGALTAISTHSMGRAASFAFTSPPEAFRLRKHADALYLHLLFGLRERELGTLMAPFASGLLDMVHLLERRGADLVDDIARGVLRPELDLEPEQRRLLQSRLLPDPERAREVSQALEQGPHGLLRRLWPRLAYVSSITGASFSLYTRQLTPYLEGVPLSAASYVSTEGILGVPLELEQAVYCLMVGMAFFEFIPERELDAESPTTLLPEQLVEGEAYEVVLTTQAGLYRYRLGDVVRIVGRYHEAPLMEFLYRRGALLNLMGEKTSEHAARLALEQALATEGLLPADYSVVEETETLPGRYALFVELQEGARPQGAPEQLSRALEEALCRTNPFYEVIRRSERLGAAQLHRVEPGTFQALRDVLVQRGASPTQVKVPRVVRDAELQGLLRQRRVTG; translated from the coding sequence ATGTCTTTCCTACCCTGGATTCCCCGTCTTCTCGGCCACGTCATGCAAGCTGCTGGCCGTCGCGACAAACAGCGGTTCATCGAGCAGACGCGCCACGTCGCGCGCGTGAACGTGGACACGCTGCGCGCCATCCTCCAGCACAACCGGGACACGGACTTCGGCCGGCGCCATGGCTTCGCCTCGCTGCGCACCGTGGAGGACTTCCAGCGCGCCCTGCCCGTCAGTACCTACGAGCCCTTCCGGCCCTACATGGAGCGCATCGCCCGCGGCGAGCAGAACGTGCTCACCGCCGACCGGGTGGAGTACCTGGGTATCACCTCGGGCACCACCGGCCAGCGCAAGCTGCTGCCCGTGAGCCGGCCCCATCTGGAGAACATGCGGCGCACCATGATGATTGGCCGCGCCGTGGTGACCGAGAAGGTTCCGGCCGCCCGGCGTCCCTCTCGCGGAATGATTCTCATGAACGCCGTGCTCCGCGAGCGCTCCGAGGGCGGGCTGTTGACGGGGGCGCTCACCGCCATCTCCACCCATTCGATGGGCCGCGCCGCTTCCTTCGCGTTCACCTCGCCACCGGAAGCCTTCCGCCTGCGCAAGCACGCCGATGCGCTCTACCTGCACCTGCTCTTCGGCCTGCGCGAGCGGGAACTCGGCACCCTCATGGCCCCCTTCGCCTCGGGGCTGCTGGACATGGTGCACCTGCTGGAGCGGCGCGGAGCGGATCTGGTGGACGACATCGCTCGCGGGGTGCTGCGCCCGGAACTCGATCTGGAGCCGGAGCAGCGCCGCCTCCTCCAGTCCCGCCTGCTCCCCGACCCCGAGCGCGCCCGCGAGGTCTCCCAGGCGCTCGAACAGGGCCCCCACGGCCTCTTGCGCCGGCTGTGGCCCAGGCTCGCCTATGTCTCCTCCATCACCGGGGCCAGCTTCTCCCTCTACACCCGACAGCTCACTCCCTACCTCGAGGGCGTGCCCTTGTCCGCCGCCAGCTACGTCAGCACCGAGGGAATCCTGGGCGTGCCACTCGAACTCGAGCAGGCCGTCTATTGCCTCATGGTGGGCATGGCCTTCTTCGAGTTCATCCCCGAGCGGGAACTGGACGCGGAGTCCCCCACCACCCTGTTGCCCGAACAGCTCGTGGAGGGCGAGGCCTACGAGGTGGTGCTCACGACCCAGGCGGGCCTGTACCGCTACCGGCTGGGGGACGTGGTGCGCATCGTGGGCCGCTACCATGAAGCGCCGCTGATGGAGTTCCTCTACCGGCGGGGCGCGCTGCTCAACCTCATGGGAGAGAAGACCTCGGAGCACGCCGCGCGCCTCGCCCTGGAGCAGGCGCTGGCCACCGAGGGGCTCTTGCCCGCCGACTACAGCGTGGTGGAGGAGACGGAGACGCTCCCCGGACGCTATGCCCTCTTCGTCGAGCTCCAGGAAGGCGCGCGGCCCCAGGGCGCTCCGGAGCAGTTGAGCCGGGCGCTGGAAGAGGCGCTGTGCCGGACCAATCCCTTCTACGAGGTGATCCGCCGCTCCGAGCGGCTGGGCGCCGCCCAGTTGCACCGGGTGGAGCCCGGCACCTTCCAGGCCCTGCGCGACGTGCTCGTGCAACGCGGGGCCTCACCCACCCAGGTCAAGGTGCCCCGGGTGGTGCGGGACGCGGAGCTGCAGGGCCTGCTGCGCCAGCGCCGCGTCACGGGTTGA
- a CDS encoding Kelch repeat-containing protein, producing MLLQPPGEDTPTAARSLAFRFWPIPHALLMVGLLAVLSGCGTQGPGEDPGTSPDAGTSPDAGTSPDTGTPDAGGVRFLSFIEKPANTHQVEAGGELTFQVSARDLQDSPLRFTWTASLGTLAVTSGPSVSRATWKAPPCLPSGIPVAFSVRVASPSGVAISTEFSAVGPPVCPGWTYTGFLVSVREEHTATLLPSGKVLVTGGRYKFSNLASAELYDPETNTWSSTGSLATARSGHTATLLNSGKVLVTGGYTSATSELYDPATGTWSPTGSLAKERGGHTATLLRSGKVLVTGGHDNVAPEVYDPETGTWSPTGSTGVHRDDHTATLLPSGKVLVTGGATSSSTPLATAELYDPATGTWSPTSSLTTGRMNHTATLLPSGKVLVTGGIFDIVILATAELYDPATGTWSPTGSLFEGRTYHVATLLNSGKVLVTSGFNIDNGHLNSSELYDPATGTWSPTGNLQWSFHEDMTITLLKSGKVLVVSSDRGEVYSP from the coding sequence ATGTTGCTTCAGCCCCCTGGTGAAGACACCCCCACCGCAGCCAGGAGCCTCGCGTTCCGGTTCTGGCCCATCCCCCACGCCTTGCTGATGGTGGGACTGTTGGCCGTCCTCTCCGGCTGTGGCACGCAAGGCCCAGGTGAGGACCCTGGCACCTCTCCCGACGCGGGCACCTCTCCCGACGCGGGCACCTCTCCCGATACGGGCACCCCGGATGCGGGAGGCGTCCGCTTTCTGTCCTTCATCGAGAAGCCTGCGAATACCCATCAGGTGGAGGCTGGAGGCGAGCTCACCTTCCAGGTCTCCGCGCGGGATCTGCAGGACAGCCCTCTTCGCTTCACCTGGACCGCGTCGCTCGGCACCTTGGCCGTCACGTCGGGACCCTCCGTGAGCCGAGCCACCTGGAAGGCACCGCCGTGCCTCCCCTCGGGAATCCCGGTTGCCTTTTCTGTCCGCGTGGCGAGTCCCTCGGGGGTGGCGATTTCGACCGAGTTCTCAGCCGTGGGCCCTCCGGTCTGCCCGGGTTGGACCTATACCGGTTTCCTTGTCTCGGTCCGCGAGGAGCACACGGCCACGCTGCTGCCCTCGGGCAAGGTGCTGGTCACGGGCGGCCGCTATAAATTTTCGAATCTCGCCTCGGCGGAGCTGTACGATCCGGAGACGAACACTTGGTCGTCCACCGGCAGCCTTGCCACGGCACGGTCCGGCCACACGGCCACGCTGCTGAACTCGGGCAAGGTCCTGGTGACGGGCGGATACACGTCCGCCACGTCGGAGCTGTACGACCCGGCGACGGGCACCTGGTCCCCCACCGGCAGCCTCGCCAAGGAACGCGGCGGACACACGGCCACGCTGCTGCGCTCGGGCAAGGTCCTGGTGACGGGCGGCCACGACAATGTCGCGCCGGAGGTATACGACCCCGAGACGGGCACCTGGTCCCCCACCGGAAGCACCGGGGTGCACCGCGATGACCACACGGCCACGCTGCTGCCTTCGGGCAAGGTGCTGGTGACGGGCGGCGCCACGTCGTCCAGCACGCCGCTTGCCACGGCGGAGCTGTACGACCCGGCGACGGGCACCTGGTCCCCCACCAGCAGTCTCACCACGGGCCGCATGAACCACACGGCCACGCTGCTGCCTTCGGGCAAGGTGCTGGTGACGGGCGGCATCTTCGACATTGTGATCCTCGCCACGGCGGAGCTGTACGACCCGGCGACGGGCACCTGGTCCCCCACCGGCAGCCTCTTCGAGGGCCGCACCTACCATGTGGCCACTCTGCTGAACTCGGGCAAGGTGCTGGTGACGAGCGGCTTCAATATCGATAACGGCCACCTCAATTCGTCGGAACTGTACGACCCGGCGACGGGCACCTGGTCCCCCACCGGCAACCTGCAGTGGAGCTTCCACGAGGACATGACGATCACTCTGCTGAAATCGGGCAAGGTGCTGGTGGTGAGCTCGGACAGAGGAGAGGTGTACTCGCCATAA